Proteins co-encoded in one Ignavibacteria bacterium genomic window:
- a CDS encoding ATP-dependent Clp protease ATP-binding subunit, with product MDGSFSDRLQDVIRLSREEAVRLGHDYIGTEHLLLGIIREGQGVAVRILKNLDCDLLELKKVIEDSLRSSGGTLTIGNLPLTKQAEKILKITQIEAKIYKADVIGTEHLLLSLLRDEDTLATQILMQFGLSYEAAKSELNSLLSSRENPDKSSQGSVPPAQGKKTEKTKTPVLDNFGRDLTKLAIEDKLDPVIGRENEIERVAQILSRRKKNNPVLIGEPGVGKTAIAEGLAIRIIQKKVPRILQDKRVVTLDLAGLVAGTKYRGQFEERMKALLTELEKAKEVIIFIDELHTIVGAGGASGSLDASNMFKPALARGDFQCIGATTLDEYRKYIETDGALDRRFQKVMVEPPSYDDTIKILENIKIKYEEHHHVSYSTAAVESAVKMSMRYITDRHLPDKAIDVIDEAGSRVHMRNYEVPVEILKMEDDVENVRKEKAAVVKRQDYEEAARLRDTERNLLAELEKAKDEWELKSKENIFDVTEEDIATVVAMMTGIPVTRVAQTESDKLLNMEEALKGSIIGQDEAVKKLTKAIRRARAGLKNPDRPIGSFIFLGPTGVGKTELCKVLARYLFDTEDALIKIDMSEYMEKFAVSRLVGAPPGYVGYEEGGQLTEKVRRKPYSVVLFDEIEKAHPDIFSLLLQVLDEGRLTDSLGRKVDFKNTIIIMTSNIGLRDIKPLGSFGFNADGVADQYNNMKSVIDDAVKKLFSPEFLNRLDDQIVFRNLTKEDILKIIDVEIKDLLKNIHDNKLELVIEDSAKNFLAEKGFDPKFGARPLKRAIQNYIEDPLSEEILRGSFKDGTRVIARHVDDNDFLVFMDEKSLEVGTDLSV from the coding sequence ATGGATGGAAGTTTTTCGGACAGGCTGCAAGATGTAATAAGGCTCAGCAGAGAAGAAGCTGTAAGACTTGGACATGATTATATCGGCACAGAGCATCTCCTGCTTGGGATTATCCGCGAGGGCCAGGGCGTAGCTGTTCGGATTTTGAAGAATCTCGATTGTGATTTACTTGAATTAAAAAAAGTAATAGAAGATTCTTTGCGTTCGAGTGGTGGTACACTCACTATCGGCAATTTGCCATTGACTAAACAGGCAGAAAAGATTTTAAAGATCACTCAGATAGAAGCAAAAATCTATAAGGCTGATGTTATCGGTACTGAACATCTTTTGCTTTCTCTTCTCAGAGATGAAGATACCCTTGCAACTCAGATTCTGATGCAATTCGGTCTGTCGTATGAGGCAGCAAAAAGTGAATTGAACAGCCTGCTTTCAAGCAGGGAAAACCCTGACAAGTCTTCGCAAGGGTCGGTTCCACCTGCTCAAGGGAAAAAAACAGAGAAGACTAAAACACCAGTTCTGGACAATTTCGGAAGGGATCTCACCAAACTCGCCATCGAGGATAAACTCGATCCCGTTATCGGCAGAGAAAACGAGATTGAAAGAGTCGCCCAGATACTCAGCAGAAGAAAGAAAAATAATCCGGTACTTATCGGTGAACCCGGTGTTGGTAAAACTGCCATTGCCGAAGGTTTGGCTATTAGAATTATACAGAAAAAGGTTCCCAGAATCCTTCAGGACAAAAGAGTTGTTACTCTCGATCTCGCCGGACTTGTGGCAGGAACCAAATATCGCGGTCAGTTTGAAGAGCGAATGAAAGCCCTCTTAACCGAGCTTGAAAAAGCAAAGGAAGTAATCATTTTTATTGATGAACTTCACACCATTGTTGGTGCCGGTGGAGCTTCAGGCTCACTCGATGCCTCAAACATGTTCAAACCTGCACTCGCAAGAGGTGATTTCCAGTGTATAGGTGCCACCACACTCGATGAATACAGAAAATACATCGAGACAGATGGTGCACTCGACAGAAGATTCCAGAAGGTGATGGTTGAACCGCCAAGTTATGACGACACTATCAAAATCCTCGAGAACATTAAAATTAAATATGAAGAACATCACCATGTGAGTTACTCAACTGCCGCCGTTGAATCTGCAGTGAAGATGAGTATGCGGTACATCACCGACAGACATCTTCCTGACAAGGCAATAGATGTGATCGATGAAGCGGGAAGCCGCGTTCACATGAGAAATTATGAGGTTCCTGTCGAAATTCTCAAGATGGAAGACGATGTTGAAAATGTGAGAAAAGAGAAGGCTGCCGTCGTTAAGCGACAGGATTATGAGGAAGCCGCCCGTCTCCGCGACACTGAAAGAAACCTTCTTGCAGAACTCGAGAAAGCCAAAGATGAATGGGAATTGAAATCGAAAGAAAATATCTTCGATGTTACAGAAGAGGATATCGCCACTGTGGTCGCCATGATGACAGGTATCCCTGTTACAAGGGTTGCTCAGACCGAATCTGATAAACTCCTGAATATGGAAGAAGCTCTTAAAGGGAGCATCATCGGTCAAGATGAAGCAGTTAAGAAACTTACAAAAGCGATCAGAAGAGCAAGAGCGGGATTAAAGAACCCCGACAGACCTATCGGAAGCTTTATTTTCCTCGGACCAACCGGTGTTGGAAAAACCGAACTCTGCAAGGTCCTTGCGAGATATCTCTTCGATACAGAGGATGCCCTCATCAAGATAGATATGAGTGAGTACATGGAAAAATTCGCCGTATCGAGACTCGTTGGAGCGCCTCCGGGATATGTCGGCTATGAAGAAGGCGGTCAACTGACTGAAAAAGTCAGAAGAAAACCTTACTCGGTGGTACTTTTCGACGAGATCGAAAAAGCTCATCCCGATATCTTTTCGCTCCTGTTACAGGTACTCGATGAGGGAAGACTGACCGACAGCCTCGGAAGAAAAGTGGATTTCAAGAACACAATAATCATAATGACTTCAAATATTGGTCTTAGAGATATAAAACCGCTCGGTTCCTTCGGATTCAATGCTGACGGTGTAGCCGACCAGTATAATAACATGAAGAGCGTCATTGATGATGCGGTGAAGAAACTTTTCAGTCCTGAGTTCCTCAACAGACTCGATGATCAAATCGTTTTCAGAAATCTTACGAAAGAAGATATTTTGAAAATTATTGATGTTGAGATCAAGGATCTCCTGAAGAATATTCATGACAACAAACTTGAGCTCGTGATAGAGGATTCTGCAAAGAATTTCCTTGCAGAAAAAGGCTTCGATCCGAAATTCGGTGCCCGTCCTCTAAAAA
- the floA gene encoding flotillin-like protein FloA (flotillin-like protein involved in membrane lipid rafts) translates to MQDILSGTMIFFIVGAVIFLMFFLYFVPIGLWITAVSSGVKVKIFKDLVGMRLRKINPNVIVRAKITATKAGIEVEIPKLEAHLLAGGNVDKVVMALVSADKAQLNLSFERATAIDLAGRDVLEAVKMSVNPKVIETPLVAAMAKDGIQLKAVARITVRTNIERLVGGAGEATILARVGEGIVSTIGSSESHKHVLENPDSISKVVLSKGLDSGTAFEILSIDIADVDVGANIGAKLQADQAQADLQIARARAEERRAAAVALEQEMNAEVARQKAKVIEAEAEVPKAIAEAFRSGNLGIMDYYNLKNVQADTSMRESIARPDDSKSKPTS, encoded by the coding sequence ATGCAAGATATCTTATCCGGTACAATGATATTCTTTATCGTTGGTGCTGTAATCTTTTTAATGTTCTTTTTATATTTCGTTCCTATCGGACTTTGGATAACCGCGGTTTCATCCGGTGTTAAAGTAAAGATATTCAAAGATCTTGTTGGAATGCGACTCAGAAAAATAAACCCGAATGTAATTGTAAGAGCCAAAATCACAGCTACGAAGGCAGGAATTGAAGTGGAGATTCCGAAACTTGAAGCTCACTTGCTAGCAGGTGGAAATGTTGACAAAGTAGTAATGGCTCTTGTTTCTGCAGATAAAGCACAATTAAACCTTTCATTCGAGCGGGCTACCGCTATCGATCTGGCAGGCAGGGATGTACTTGAAGCCGTTAAAATGTCGGTAAATCCTAAAGTGATTGAGACTCCACTGGTTGCTGCGATGGCAAAGGATGGTATCCAGTTGAAAGCAGTTGCAAGAATTACGGTCAGAACAAATATTGAAAGACTCGTTGGTGGTGCCGGAGAAGCAACAATTCTTGCAAGAGTTGGTGAAGGTATCGTATCAACAATCGGTTCATCCGAGAGTCACAAACATGTGCTCGAAAATCCTGATTCAATTTCCAAAGTGGTTTTAAGCAAGGGACTTGACAGCGGTACCGCATTCGAGATTCTTTCAATCGACATCGCTGATGTGGATGTAGGTGCGAATATCGGTGCCAAACTTCAGGCAGATCAGGCTCAGGCAGATCTTCAAATCGCCCGTGCCCGCGCAGAAGAGCGCAGAGCTGCAGCAGTTGCCCTTGAGCAGGAAATGAATGCAGAAGTAGCCCGCCAGAAAGCCAAAGTGATTGAAGCCGAAGCCGAAGTGCCAAAAGCAATTGCCGAAGCATTCAGATCGGGTAACCTTGGAATTATGGATTATTACAATTTAAAAAATGTTCAGGCTGACACCTCCATGAGAGAATCAATAGCCAGACCTGACGATTCAAAATCGAAACCGACAAGCTAA